TGGTTTGCCCGAAAAGGAGACAAGCCACTTTAGACTAAAATTCCCCAGACACAGATCAAGGCACTgtgcttaaagggatactttgggattttggcaatatcATTGTTATGTCTGTGTTCAGCatgaaggaagttggaggtaGTTTCGCGACCAACTAGttttagcgcaatgactggaagtctatgagtATCTACTAGCATGCCTGTGGCCTCTTTAGTTTAGTGGAATGCCATTATGCTGCTTTGACTGTTATACCAAAGTATACACCCTTGTGTTATACTAGGGAAATTGTTTCCATAGCTAGGGCTGAcagtgaggacttgtgaagagcaCAATCAACATCCTCTGCATAATCAAAACAGTTGCTTTGGGAAGGttcagttagccattgttatgcAGAGGATGTTGATTTCAGTCCTCAAATGTTTGCCCGCAATTTTAAAAAGTGTATCACCACCCTTTAGTGCTGTAAGATTCATATGAACACTGCAGATGTTTATGGCCAGGATTCAATCCGACAACGCACCTTTGAAAGGCAATGTTCGGGGATATTGCATTCACGGTAGGCTGAACGCTGCATACGTCAATTCAATCTGAAATTTACTTGAAATCGGAAACAACGCGAGAACGGATTGAAGCCGGACATGACTTTATGCTTACTagacaaagctcatcaataacaCACTAAGTTAAATACAGATACAGTTCAAATGTCCTTTGTGTCAAATGAGCAAGGACTCCTCTTGCATAGCCAGCGTGCTTACGCCTGATTTCATTTAAATGAATAGGCATGTATCACGCTGTGCAAATGTTACGTGTCCGGTGTAGCAGCCCAGTTAGCCTGGCAACGTTCTCATAGTTCAAGCGTTAATTCAGTCATATCTTATCCACCCAAGAAAACTGAATGTCCCTCTCAATCTTCTGTTGAATCACTTTCCCCTACACAGGGCACAGCCATGTTTTTGTGCATTCTCTCTTTGTGTTCTCTCAGGCGTTGCTTTGATCTGAAGCATTTAAGACAATCGTAGCAATATGGCTTCTTCTCAGTGTGTATTTTCTGATGACTATTTAATGCCCCTCTGTCGCTGAAGCATTTTGGACATGTAGGACACGCATGCGGTTTTTCCCCTGTGTGAATTCTCAAATGCACATTCAACTGAAAACCTGTGGAGAAAGATTTGCCACAAACGTGACAGTGGTGTGGTTTCTCCCCTCTGTGTCTCTTCATGTGCCGATTCAAGTTGGAACTCTGACTGAAACATAAGTCACACTCCTGGCAGTGAAACGGTTTGTCATTGGTGTGAACTCTCATATGCACTGTTAGAGTATGGCTATAAGTGAAACATTTGTTACAAACTTGACACTGATGtgatttctcccctgtgtgaattCTCATGTGCAATTTTAGATTACCATTCTGAAGGAAGCATTTGCCACATTCAggacagctatatggtttctcccctgtgtgaatcCTGCTATGATTTTTCAGGTGCTCCATCCTAGCAAATGAACTGCCACAATCCTGGCAGCGATATGGTTTCTCCCTTGTATGAGTCCTTATATGCATTTTAAGGGAAGTGCCAAGGCGGAATGTTTTGCCACAATCATTACAGtgatatggtttctctcctgtgtggatccTCATATGCGCATTCAGATTTCCACTCTGAGCATAACATTTGCCACATTCATGGCAGCAGTGtgatttctcccctgtgtggaccgtCTTCATATGCAAATTCAGATTTGCAATACTGACAAAATATTTAGCACAGtcattacagggatatggtttctcccctgtgtgggtCCTCATATGCTTTTCCAGATCCTTAGTAGCATCAAAACTTTTACCACAAACATCACAAAACCTAGTTCTGTGAGTTTGTAAAATGTGATCCATCACACATTTTAGGGATTGACAGCTTTTTCCACAAACTCCACAAATTTGTTCATGATCTTTTCTGTGACTTTTCAAATGTATCAATAAAGCTCCAAAGGACTGACAAGGCCTTCCACACACCTTGCAACAAGGACCAGCAGGGCTTTGTCCTTTTTCTGTCCGCCTCCTCTTTGATATCTGCGTCTTTAAAGCAGACAGTGATTTTGCACTCTCCTTCCTATGAACACTTTCATTGTCATCACCCTGAGCTGCAGAACAGCCTGGATTTACTACAGAGAGGGCCTGAGAGTCACTGGCTGGTTCTGAAGAGTTCTCTTCTTGAGATTCTGTTTTCATCTGTTCAGCGGACGAGTCTCCATTTTTGCATTCCTTACTTTGGGTTTTGTTAAGATGTGAGGACCGAGTTGGGTACTGATCATAGTCACTTTTCACACAGGGAGGAGTGAACACAGAGTCTTTAGTATTATACTCCAGCTCTTGACATTCCTCCTGTTTCTCTTTCCCCTGGCtggtccagagttcctctttaATCTGTGTGGGCTCCAAGTCCTCCTGCCCCAGACTGGGGCTCCACTCCTGCTCACAGTGCTGCTGCTCAGGGGGAACCTCCACTTCAGAGACGTTGAGCTGTTGGAGGTCTGAAGGGAAGGAGAAAGGATGAATTAGCTAGAACTCCAACATTGACATGAGATAGACAGGGGTCTCGGTAAACCTGGGAATAGTCCTAGTTCCATAAGTGTTGTGAACAACAATTATCATTAGAATGCACATGTAGAGCTTTATGTGGACATTTTTACATATGACATGTTTTCTTTAATATATGATTCTGTGTTTGCTCATGGAACTAAAAATGGAATTTAACTAGCTATTCCAAGAAGATTTACAGAGACCTATGGGGCGTTCACATGCTATTGGAAGTTTGGAGTTACAATTGGGAAATTTCACTTCAACGACCATTCAAGTTGAAATTACAAGTGGGGGGGGGATTCAACCAAAAGATGACATTGTAATTGTCAAACTTAT
This genomic interval from Salvelinus alpinus chromosome 6, SLU_Salpinus.1, whole genome shotgun sequence contains the following:
- the LOC139578221 gene encoding zinc finger protein 25-like encodes the protein MSKIELLGLIFNQGFRAAPELFRAVEKTITKYQGKHSLSKEENARLQKLLDILLKPEIKLHRTDLQQLNVSEVEVPPEQQHCEQEWSPSLGQEDLEPTQIKEELWTSQGKEKQEECQELEYNTKDSVFTPPCVKSDYDQYPTRSSHLNKTQSKECKNGDSSAEQMKTESQEENSSEPASDSQALSVVNPGCSAAQGDDNESVHRKESAKSLSALKTQISKRRRTEKGQSPAGPCCKVCGRPCQSFGALLIHLKSHRKDHEQICGVCGKSCQSLKCVMDHILQTHRTRFCDVCGKSFDATKDLEKHMRTHTGEKPYPCNDCAKYFVSIANLNLHMKTVHTGEKSHCCHECGKCYAQSGNLNAHMRIHTGEKPYHCNDCGKTFRLGTSLKMHIRTHTREKPYRCQDCGSSFARMEHLKNHSRIHTGEKPYSCPECGKCFLQNGNLKLHMRIHTGEKSHQCQVCNKCFTYSHTLTVHMRVHTNDKPFHCQECDLCFSQSSNLNRHMKRHRGEKPHHCHVCGKSFSTGFQLNVHLRIHTGEKPHACPTCPKCFSDRGALNSHQKIHTEKKPYCYDCLKCFRSKQRLREHKERMHKNMAVPCVGESDSTED